One part of the Chloracidobacterium sp. genome encodes these proteins:
- a CDS encoding adenylosuccinate synthase has protein sequence MKNIVVVGTQWGDEGKGKIVDLIAPYFDIVARYQGGHNAGHTVIVNGEKFVLHLLPSGIVHPGKRCVIGNGVVIDPTALLTEMEELAARGVDFAGRLFISNRAHIILPHHLALERTSEQRRGVRRVGTTLRGIGPAYEDKIGRRGLRAGDLLHPDRLKQQLEEIIGEANSILQARGAEPIALAAVVDDLLAKAERIAPFVTDTAMLLAREMDAGRSVLFEGAQGTMLDIDHGTYPYVTSSSGTAGGATVGTGVPPTAITGALGIMKAYTTRVGSGPFPTELTDAVGEQLRARGAEYGASTGRPRRCGWFDGAVARYARIINGLTTVALMKLDVLDDFDTIPVCTGYRLNGELVEGIPHDAQDLEAVEPVYELLPGWQAPTVGLTALEQLPVNARRYIARLEELVGCEIGLVSTGPDRRDTIVRADSKLARWLT, from the coding sequence ATGAAAAACATCGTGGTCGTTGGGACGCAGTGGGGCGACGAAGGCAAAGGCAAGATTGTCGACCTGATTGCGCCGTATTTCGACATCGTGGCTCGGTATCAAGGCGGCCACAACGCCGGGCATACGGTCATCGTCAACGGCGAGAAGTTCGTCCTGCACTTGCTCCCGTCCGGCATTGTGCACCCTGGTAAGCGGTGTGTCATCGGCAACGGCGTGGTGATTGACCCCACAGCGCTGCTCACCGAAATGGAAGAACTAGCGGCGCGCGGCGTTGACTTCGCCGGACGGCTCTTCATCAGCAATCGTGCGCACATTATCCTGCCGCATCATTTGGCGCTGGAACGAACCAGTGAGCAACGGCGGGGCGTTCGGCGGGTAGGGACAACGCTGCGCGGCATCGGCCCGGCTTATGAAGACAAAATTGGCCGGCGCGGTTTGCGCGCCGGCGATCTTTTGCATCCTGACCGACTCAAACAGCAACTTGAAGAAATCATTGGCGAGGCTAACAGCATTCTGCAGGCGCGCGGCGCAGAGCCAATTGCCCTCGCCGCCGTTGTGGACGACCTCCTTGCCAAAGCCGAGCGCATCGCGCCTTTTGTGACGGATACCGCCATGCTATTGGCGCGTGAGATGGACGCCGGGCGGTCCGTGCTTTTTGAAGGCGCACAGGGAACCATGCTCGACATTGACCACGGAACCTATCCGTACGTGACCTCCTCGAGCGGGACGGCCGGCGGCGCCACGGTCGGCACAGGCGTCCCGCCAACGGCGATCACAGGCGCGCTGGGCATCATGAAGGCCTACACGACGCGCGTCGGCAGCGGCCCTTTCCCGACGGAGTTGACGGACGCTGTCGGCGAACAACTGCGGGCGCGCGGCGCTGAGTACGGCGCTTCCACCGGGCGCCCACGTCGCTGCGGATGGTTTGACGGCGCGGTGGCCCGTTACGCCCGCATCATCAACGGCTTAACGACCGTGGCGCTCATGAAGCTGGATGTCCTAGACGACTTTGACACGATTCCGGTTTGCACCGGCTACCGGCTCAACGGTGAACTGGTCGAAGGGATTCCGCACGACGCTCAGGACCTCGAAGCCGTCGAGCCGGTGTATGAACTGCTCCCCGGTTGGCAAGCCCCGACGGTTGGCCTAACGGCTCTCGAACAACTTCCCGTCAACGCCCGGCGCTACATCGCGCGGCTGGAAGAGTTGGTCGGCTGCGAAATCGGTCTGGTGTCTACCGGCCCTGACCGGCGGGATACCATTGTGCGTGCCGACTCTAAGTTGGCCCGCTGGCTGACCTGA
- a CDS encoding PEP-utilizing enzyme translates to MMSASTHSAFTRYLAPLGRSLGVASGVGPKAAYLDRAAAAGLPVPAGVMVLDELLALSLKEGWVEKTTDGFVLHDAAVFSRALNLSLSATRLAVRSAFAVEDGTAKSFAGHFASLLNVAPDELPDALCKVWNSSLRHGAPLRRDVLVMAMVDARYAGAAITETAHEDDLVNFTAGLADQLLGGATTGETLELAKLRAFEAPTQAGFTGRLQALLRDVRRVFGNADWDVEFADDGRTCWLLQVRPLTRPVVRNEWFTYANHREILPPLPSRFMTSLIASCAGDLFAYYRDFDARLPSNRPFIEVFAGRPFINLSLLLDMMRLWGLPTRLVTDSIGGRDVCAESVRWGRLWRSLPTLARLGWAQLLAVGSAQRCIAWLTETGDVPADATDSFTACIRDLQTVYTTLVREMFSLTQAMSGPLALLRRLGVLSALAARHETITTRMLTDLNPLRDYVRRRPSVAEDIAQGRLPDDIGFQQLWRDYLDRYGFRGVFESDIAQPRYNEQPEVLLAGLLVGERQAVAAPPTPWWAWLAYPIWAQARRTLDARERLRHAAMRTFDRIRRRLLRLAALACAAGKLPTPDDLWRLDVDEAKRLDGAWRATPDFIAARRREQEVFARYDFPDVFRRFDDFSRFRSTSSTEPVPPALQGIGLTRGVVEGRAWVCDTPALPPPSHEPIILVARAVDAGWIPVFTAVAGVVVEIGGDLSHGSIVLREIGLPAVTNVRNVTRVIQTGDRVRIQADAGTVEVVESAVGLASLASATKRE, encoded by the coding sequence ATGATGTCAGCTTCCACCCACTCGGCCTTCACCCGCTACCTTGCGCCGTTGGGACGGTCGCTCGGCGTAGCGTCGGGCGTCGGGCCGAAAGCCGCCTACCTTGATCGCGCGGCGGCGGCCGGCTTACCCGTCCCGGCAGGCGTGATGGTCTTGGATGAACTCTTGGCGCTGAGTCTCAAAGAAGGCTGGGTGGAAAAAACCACCGATGGTTTTGTACTGCATGACGCAGCGGTGTTCAGCCGGGCGTTGAACCTGTCGCTTTCGGCGACGCGACTGGCGGTTCGCTCGGCTTTTGCGGTGGAGGATGGTACGGCGAAAAGCTTCGCCGGCCACTTTGCTTCCCTGCTGAACGTCGCGCCGGATGAGCTGCCCGACGCCCTCTGCAAAGTTTGGAATTCAAGTCTGCGCCACGGAGCGCCGCTCCGCCGTGATGTCTTGGTCATGGCGATGGTTGACGCGCGTTACGCGGGCGCGGCGATCACGGAAACTGCTCACGAAGACGACTTGGTGAACTTTACAGCCGGGCTTGCCGACCAACTTTTGGGTGGCGCGACGACCGGCGAAACTTTGGAGCTTGCCAAACTGCGCGCTTTTGAAGCGCCGACGCAAGCGGGGTTTACCGGCCGGTTGCAGGCGCTCCTGCGGGATGTGCGACGTGTTTTCGGAAACGCGGACTGGGATGTTGAGTTCGCCGACGATGGTCGGACGTGTTGGCTGCTTCAGGTACGGCCGTTGACGCGGCCAGTTGTGCGCAATGAATGGTTTACATACGCCAACCACCGCGAAATTTTGCCGCCGTTGCCGTCCCGCTTCATGACGAGCCTGATTGCTTCGTGTGCAGGCGACTTGTTTGCGTACTACCGTGACTTTGACGCGCGTTTGCCGTCCAATCGTCCGTTCATTGAAGTCTTCGCCGGACGGCCATTCATCAACCTGTCGCTGCTGCTTGACATGATGCGGTTGTGGGGGCTGCCGACGCGCCTTGTGACGGATTCCATCGGCGGACGTGATGTTTGCGCCGAAAGTGTGCGCTGGGGACGGCTGTGGCGGTCGCTCCCGACATTGGCGCGATTAGGCTGGGCGCAACTATTGGCGGTCGGCTCCGCGCAGCGGTGCATCGCTTGGTTGACTGAAACAGGGGACGTTCCAGCGGACGCGACGGACAGTTTCACCGCCTGTATCCGTGACTTGCAGACGGTTTACACGACGCTGGTGCGGGAAATGTTTTCGCTCACGCAGGCTATGAGCGGACCACTGGCCCTTCTGCGGCGGCTTGGCGTTTTGTCGGCGCTGGCGGCGCGTCATGAGACGATCACGACGCGGATGTTGACCGACCTCAATCCGCTCCGCGATTACGTACGGCGGCGGCCGTCCGTGGCGGAAGACATCGCCCAGGGTCGCCTTCCTGACGACATAGGCTTCCAACAACTTTGGCGGGATTACCTCGACCGCTATGGTTTTCGGGGTGTGTTTGAAAGCGACATTGCGCAACCTCGGTACAACGAGCAACCGGAAGTCCTACTGGCTGGTCTTTTGGTTGGAGAACGGCAAGCTGTCGCCGCGCCGCCGACGCCGTGGTGGGCGTGGCTGGCTTACCCAATCTGGGCGCAAGCGCGGCGAACGCTTGATGCACGCGAACGGTTGCGTCATGCCGCAATGCGAACCTTTGACCGCATTCGGCGGCGTTTGTTGCGTCTTGCGGCGCTGGCCTGTGCCGCCGGCAAGTTGCCGACGCCCGACGATTTGTGGCGACTGGACGTTGATGAAGCAAAGCGGTTGGACGGCGCTTGGCGGGCGACGCCCGACTTCATCGCCGCCCGGCGACGAGAGCAGGAAGTCTTTGCTCGGTATGACTTCCCGGATGTGTTTCGCCGGTTTGACGACTTTTCACGGTTTCGTTCGACTTCCTCAACCGAGCCTGTCCCACCCGCGTTGCAGGGGATTGGCCTGACGCGCGGCGTCGTTGAAGGTCGCGCATGGGTGTGTGACACGCCGGCGCTCCCGCCGCCCTCCCACGAGCCGATTATTCTGGTCGCCCGCGCCGTGGACGCCGGTTGGATTCCGGTCTTTACGGCCGTGGCGGGCGTCGTCGTCGAGATCGGCGGCGACCTGTCCCATGGTTCGATTGTCCTACGCGAGATTGGCTTGCCGGCGGTGACGAATGTCCGCAATGTGACGCGCGTCATTCAAACCGGCGACCGAGTTCGCATTCAAGCGGACGCCGGGACGGTTGAAGTTGTTGAGTCGGCCGTCGGCTTGGCTTCGCTTGCGTCGGCGACAAAGCGCGAATAA
- a CDS encoding alpha/beta hydrolase, with protein sequence MTRPTIIAVHGNGGGAFRFARLQPFFTDDAPVAFTALTLPGFGGTPRDRRCRTLADYANHIQAFVMSVPPPRVLLGHGIGGSMVLEYLQHDAPSVAGVILHAPVGAQLDTRWFPRLMRSTVARELGKRLLAARVLRPVWRRTFFSDAVPRDFLDQFFAEYGRCEAFGQMFDLITADWFAGLRPVAVPCVLLWGARERVLRLEQAVDFRAKLPAAVIEVVSDWDHFPMVEQPEAYARKITSLALRLTATIGVA encoded by the coding sequence ATGACGCGCCCGACCATCATCGCCGTACACGGCAATGGCGGCGGCGCGTTTCGCTTTGCGCGTCTTCAGCCGTTCTTTACGGACGATGCCCCGGTTGCTTTTACGGCGCTGACCTTGCCCGGTTTCGGCGGTACGCCGCGTGATCGGCGCTGCCGGACGCTTGCCGACTACGCCAACCATATCCAAGCGTTTGTGATGTCCGTCCCACCGCCGCGCGTCCTGCTTGGTCACGGCATTGGCGGTTCGATGGTGCTGGAATACCTCCAGCACGACGCGCCATCGGTAGCTGGCGTCATTCTCCACGCTCCAGTCGGCGCGCAGCTTGACACGCGGTGGTTTCCCCGCCTGATGCGTTCGACTGTTGCACGTGAACTCGGCAAGCGACTGCTGGCGGCGCGCGTCCTGCGTCCAGTGTGGCGACGCACGTTTTTTTCAGACGCCGTACCACGGGACTTTCTCGATCAATTTTTCGCCGAATACGGGCGCTGCGAGGCCTTCGGGCAAATGTTCGATCTCATCACGGCGGATTGGTTTGCAGGGTTGCGGCCGGTCGCCGTCCCTTGCGTCTTGCTGTGGGGCGCGCGGGAGCGGGTGCTGCGGCTCGAACAGGCGGTGGATTTCCGCGCCAAGCTGCCGGCGGCCGTCATCGAAGTGGTCAGTGACTGGGATCACTTCCCGATGGTGGAACAACCCGAAGCCTACGCCCGAAAGATCACATCCCTTGCCTTACGGCTGACGGCGACGATCGGAGTTGCCTAG
- a CDS encoding MaoC family dehydratase produces the protein MPTSFSLASLSAMAGQELAVSDWLTIDQARITSFGEITGDTQWIHCDPTRAAVESPFKTTIAHGFLTLSLIPYLVEQSLQFEGARLALNYGLNRVRFVTPVPAGSRIRGRFGIAHVKSLDNGLDITLNCTVELEGAEKPACVAEWILRILV, from the coding sequence ATGCCTACGTCTTTTTCCCTTGCCTCCCTTTCCGCCATGGCCGGTCAGGAACTGGCCGTCAGCGACTGGCTGACGATTGACCAAGCGCGCATCACCTCCTTTGGCGAAATCACCGGCGACACCCAGTGGATTCACTGCGACCCGACACGCGCCGCCGTTGAATCGCCCTTCAAGACCACAATTGCGCATGGGTTTCTCACGCTGTCGCTCATCCCATACCTCGTTGAACAAAGCCTTCAGTTTGAGGGCGCACGCTTGGCGCTCAACTACGGCTTGAATCGAGTTCGTTTCGTCACGCCGGTTCCGGCCGGAAGCCGCATTCGCGGCCGCTTCGGCATCGCCCACGTTAAGTCGCTCGACAACGGCCTTGACATTACCCTCAACTGCACGGTCGAGCTGGAAGGCGCAGAAAAGCCGGCTTGCGTCGCCGAATGGATTTTGCGGATTTTGGTCTAA
- a CDS encoding ATP-grasp domain-containing protein, protein MPTRPPTMLCLASYEKGAEFMREAKRQGWRVYLVTSESIRDADWPRESLDDIFFMPDENKKWRLNDVILGVSYLARTHRIDRIVALDDFDVETAAALREHLRVPGMGETTARYFRDKLAMRAKAREHGVPVPPFTPVFNDEVVNEYLAEVPGPWLVKPRSEASTIGIKRTASPEEVWATLHQLGDRRSFHLLEKFIPGEVYHVDSIVSEREVVFAAVSKYARPPIEVMHDGDVFATRIVEYGSDDEQELLELNRRVLWAMGLVRGASHTEFIKAHEDGAFYFLETSARVGGANIVELVEAATGVNLWAEWAKLECAVPPERYRPPQARRDYAGLLISLARQQRPDTSAYNDPEIVWRLNKEFHAGLIVQSPSYDRITRLLDDYVARFRVDFFARQPVPERPTT, encoded by the coding sequence ATGCCGACTCGTCCGCCCACGATGCTGTGTCTGGCCAGCTACGAAAAAGGCGCTGAATTTATGCGCGAAGCCAAGCGTCAGGGCTGGCGTGTCTATCTCGTCACCTCGGAGAGCATTCGGGACGCCGACTGGCCGCGCGAAAGCCTTGACGACATTTTCTTCATGCCCGACGAAAACAAAAAATGGCGACTTAACGACGTGATTCTGGGCGTGAGTTATCTGGCGCGGACGCACCGGATTGACCGCATCGTGGCGCTCGACGACTTTGATGTCGAGACGGCGGCGGCGCTACGCGAGCATCTGCGCGTCCCTGGCATGGGCGAGACGACGGCGCGTTACTTCCGCGACAAGCTGGCGATGCGCGCTAAGGCGCGTGAACACGGCGTACCAGTACCGCCATTTACGCCGGTCTTCAATGATGAGGTCGTCAACGAGTACCTTGCCGAAGTGCCGGGTCCATGGCTTGTCAAGCCGCGTTCCGAAGCGTCCACGATTGGCATCAAGCGTACCGCCTCGCCGGAAGAGGTTTGGGCGACCCTGCATCAACTTGGCGACCGCCGTTCGTTTCACTTGCTGGAGAAGTTCATTCCCGGCGAGGTCTATCACGTGGATTCGATTGTGTCGGAGCGGGAGGTCGTCTTTGCGGCGGTTAGCAAGTACGCCCGCCCGCCGATTGAGGTGATGCACGACGGGGATGTTTTCGCCACGCGCATCGTCGAGTACGGCTCGGACGACGAGCAAGAGCTGCTGGAACTGAACCGACGGGTGTTGTGGGCGATGGGTCTGGTCCGCGGCGCGTCACACACGGAGTTCATCAAGGCGCATGAGGACGGCGCATTTTACTTCCTTGAGACCTCGGCGCGTGTCGGCGGCGCCAACATCGTTGAACTGGTTGAGGCGGCGACCGGCGTCAATCTCTGGGCGGAATGGGCGAAGCTTGAGTGCGCCGTACCGCCTGAGCGGTATCGGCCGCCGCAGGCGCGGCGCGATTACGCCGGGCTGCTGATTTCGCTGGCGCGGCAACAGCGGCCGGACACCAGCGCGTACAACGACCCAGAAATCGTCTGGCGGCTCAACAAGGAGTTTCACGCCGGCTTGATTGTGCAGTCGCCCAGCTACGACCGCATCACGCGATTGTTGGACGACTACGTAGCGCGTTTCCGGGTAGATTTCTTCGCGCGCCAACCCGTCCCGGAACGACCAACAACTTAG
- a CDS encoding alpha/beta fold hydrolase: protein MLPQRDPRQLLQAADEFEKQRIGVHAMQLGALGTATRAVTPRAYLLERLRARPFVPDPRLTNPHLQTILGSILPRRTPLVDQTGQPRTFQTRPDTAVTGVCHWQTGYTPADRPTLLLLHGMEGSVESSYMRGIAEKALRAGYHVIRLNTRTCGGTEHLSPHLYNAGLTEDARAVIAELGERDGATDVYVVGVSLSGNVVLRLASEYGANAPRHVRGVAAISPSADLTASTAAIERRSNWLYHRRFVQSLKARMKRKAALFPDRYDARHLARIRTIREFDETYTAVAAGYESAADYYHRASAVRTAAAIRLPTLIIHAQDDPFIPAAPLLEPPFADNPSIAVLLTKHGGHVGFLAARGTDADRRWAEHRIMDFVRALDAVRRR, encoded by the coding sequence ATGCTGCCGCAACGCGACCCGCGACAGCTTCTGCAGGCCGCCGACGAGTTCGAAAAACAACGTATTGGGGTACACGCTATGCAACTCGGAGCGCTAGGGACGGCGACGCGGGCGGTCACGCCGCGAGCCTATTTGCTGGAACGGCTTCGCGCCCGCCCGTTTGTTCCCGACCCGCGTCTAACCAATCCTCACCTCCAAACCATCCTTGGTTCCATCCTGCCGCGCCGAACGCCGCTCGTGGATCAAACCGGTCAGCCGCGAACCTTCCAGACTCGACCGGATACGGCTGTGACGGGTGTTTGCCATTGGCAGACCGGGTACACACCGGCCGACCGGCCAACGCTGCTGCTGCTGCACGGTATGGAAGGCTCGGTGGAATCGAGCTACATGCGCGGTATAGCGGAGAAAGCCCTGCGGGCCGGTTACCACGTCATCCGCCTCAACACCCGCACCTGCGGCGGGACGGAGCATCTGTCGCCGCATCTTTACAACGCCGGCCTGACAGAGGACGCACGTGCCGTCATTGCCGAGTTAGGTGAGCGCGACGGCGCAACGGATGTGTACGTTGTCGGCGTTTCCCTGTCCGGCAACGTCGTGCTGCGGCTAGCGAGCGAGTACGGCGCAAACGCCCCTCGGCATGTTCGCGGCGTCGCCGCTATTTCCCCTTCGGCCGACTTGACGGCCAGTACCGCCGCCATTGAGCGGCGCAGCAACTGGCTTTACCACCGGCGCTTTGTGCAAAGCCTCAAAGCGCGCATGAAACGCAAAGCGGCGCTGTTCCCTGACCGCTACGACGCACGTCACTTGGCGCGGATTCGGACGATCCGTGAGTTCGATGAAACTTACACCGCCGTCGCCGCTGGTTATGAAAGCGCAGCGGATTACTACCATCGGGCCAGCGCCGTACGAACGGCGGCGGCGATTCGCCTGCCGACGCTCATCATCCATGCGCAGGACGACCCGTTCATTCCGGCTGCGCCGCTGCTCGAACCGCCCTTCGCCGACAACCCCAGCATCGCCGTCCTGTTGACCAAGCACGGCGGCCACGTCGGCTTTCTGGCGGCGCGGGGGACAGACGCCGACCGGCGCTGGGCCGAACACCGGATTATGGATTTTGTCCGCGCGTTGGACGCCGTTCGGCGGCGGTGA
- a CDS encoding Spy/CpxP family protein refolding chaperone, whose translation MLHRLSLRPLAVVVTLALALTAVFGGVAYAAGRDPGPDRFMGFFLKRMAAELNLTEEQQTQIRQILEAERATVAPLKTQLKTGYDQLHTLGTDGIFNEVQVRAIAQQQAQAIAELIVSRERTKARIAAVLTPEQRERAKQMLERFQQRRHNHGWRHGRGLEPVPPLPPM comes from the coding sequence ATGTTGCACCGTCTCAGTCTACGTCCCTTGGCCGTCGTCGTGACGCTGGCGCTCGCGTTGACGGCTGTCTTCGGCGGCGTTGCCTATGCCGCCGGACGCGATCCTGGCCCAGACCGCTTCATGGGCTTTTTCCTCAAACGCATGGCGGCCGAACTGAACCTGACCGAGGAACAGCAAACCCAGATTCGGCAGATCCTAGAAGCCGAACGCGCAACGGTCGCGCCGCTGAAGACACAGCTCAAGACAGGGTATGACCAGCTACACACGCTGGGAACGGATGGGATTTTCAACGAGGTTCAGGTTCGCGCTATTGCACAGCAACAAGCGCAGGCGATAGCGGAACTGATTGTCTCAAGGGAGCGAACCAAAGCGCGTATTGCAGCGGTTTTGACGCCGGAGCAGCGGGAACGCGCCAAGCAAATGTTGGAGCGTTTCCAGCAGCGACGGCACAACCACGGGTGGCGTCACGGCCGTGGTTTAGAACCCGTCCCTCCTCTGCCGCCAATGTAA
- a CDS encoding nucleotidyltransferase family protein yields MLPDALRPLLPSTPVDAFIQRALAGQADAWEPSLSATDVITALHAHRIGPLVCAQLPPDAWQTLPTALQTWLKSCARKEALLDVRQTLALQELLPLAHGNGVPVLLLKGMPVSRRYYAEPHQRTKLDVDVLVRPADKAAFIALLEKLGYTRSESVTGTLINRQATLTRSDVVFDVHWSVANSAVFARVLDFDGMWRNRVPIPTLGDAAYGPSDDDLFLHACFHLAVHLSYDFALAWLYDIHLMALRQSPEALEQCLRRAKQLRILRVCLACLALARAWFGTPYADEVYDAAARDARPELSARLLTRRLSRLGRLWLELAALNRREQLLLLREMAFPPAEYLRQRYADNTSWLLWLHVKRWLGWRNRLPAAEAWFEPKTVVDGKVQDGDTSESSSLTHPRRSRSASASARAETERRLSQ; encoded by the coding sequence ATGTTGCCGGACGCACTCAGGCCGCTTCTGCCTTCAACGCCAGTGGACGCCTTCATTCAGCGGGCATTGGCGGGTCAGGCGGACGCTTGGGAGCCGTCCTTGTCCGCCACCGATGTCATCACTGCCCTGCACGCCCACCGGATCGGACCACTGGTCTGCGCACAGTTGCCGCCTGACGCCTGGCAAACCCTACCAACCGCGTTGCAGACTTGGCTGAAGTCCTGTGCGCGCAAAGAGGCGCTGCTCGACGTACGGCAAACGCTGGCGTTGCAGGAACTCCTTCCGCTCGCCCATGGCAACGGCGTGCCGGTGCTATTGCTCAAAGGCATGCCGGTGAGCCGGCGATATTACGCTGAGCCGCATCAGCGCACCAAGCTCGATGTGGACGTACTCGTTCGCCCAGCGGACAAAGCGGCTTTCATTGCGCTGCTTGAAAAACTTGGCTACACCCGCTCGGAAAGCGTAACGGGAACGCTCATCAACCGCCAAGCGACGCTGACGCGCAGCGACGTGGTCTTTGACGTTCACTGGAGCGTCGCCAACTCGGCCGTCTTTGCTCGTGTCCTTGATTTCGACGGCATGTGGCGTAATCGGGTTCCCATCCCGACACTAGGCGACGCGGCGTACGGGCCGTCCGACGATGACTTGTTCCTGCATGCCTGTTTCCATTTAGCCGTTCACCTTAGCTACGATTTCGCCCTCGCTTGGCTGTATGACATTCACCTAATGGCGTTGCGGCAATCGCCGGAGGCGCTTGAGCAGTGCCTGCGCCGCGCCAAACAACTGCGCATCCTGCGCGTTTGTCTGGCATGTCTCGCGCTGGCGCGCGCTTGGTTTGGCACACCCTACGCGGACGAGGTGTACGACGCGGCAGCGCGCGACGCCCGCCCCGAACTGTCGGCGCGGCTCCTCACCCGCCGTTTGAGCCGTCTCGGCCGCCTGTGGCTGGAACTGGCGGCGCTCAACCGACGCGAGCAACTGCTCCTATTGCGTGAAATGGCGTTCCCGCCCGCTGAGTACTTGCGACAACGGTACGCTGACAACACAAGCTGGCTGCTGTGGCTGCACGTCAAGCGGTGGCTTGGTTGGCGGAATCGTCTCCCTGCTGCGGAAGCGTGGTTTGAGCCAAAAACAGTCGTTGACGGCAAAGTACAGGACGGCGATACTAGCGAATCGTCTTCTCTGACACACCCGCGACGCAGCCGCAGCGCTTCCGCCTCGGCGCGTGCTGAGACGGAAAGGCGTCTGTCGCAATGA
- a CDS encoding SelL-related redox protein, which yields MKQIPESILKQPVVGLNLTGTTLAEQLTGKTNLLVFLRHFGCVFCREIVADLRDIAAGNPHYPNVVFFFQGTVEQGQAFFARYWKEARAVSDTPLVFYKAFGVERGGWRELFGPDVWVCGLRAVGKGHFIGLPVGDPFVMPGAFLVSSSGDILWRHEFKHAGDHPDWRRIVPAAALAHA from the coding sequence ATGAAACAAATCCCGGAAAGCATTCTGAAGCAGCCGGTTGTCGGCCTCAATCTCACTGGTACAACCCTGGCTGAACAGTTGACGGGCAAGACGAACCTGCTGGTTTTTTTGCGCCACTTTGGGTGCGTTTTTTGCCGCGAAATTGTCGCCGACCTGCGGGACATCGCCGCCGGCAACCCGCACTACCCGAACGTGGTGTTTTTCTTCCAAGGAACGGTTGAACAGGGACAGGCCTTTTTCGCCAGATACTGGAAGGAAGCCCGCGCCGTTAGTGATACGCCGCTGGTGTTCTACAAAGCGTTTGGCGTTGAGCGAGGCGGCTGGCGCGAATTGTTTGGACCTGATGTCTGGGTGTGCGGGCTGCGCGCCGTCGGCAAGGGGCACTTCATCGGCCTGCCGGTCGGCGATCCCTTTGTGATGCCCGGCGCATTTTTGGTCTCGTCGTCGGGCGATATCCTGTGGCGTCACGAATTCAAACACGCCGGCGACCACCCCGACTGGCGACGGATTGTTCCAGCGGCGGCTTTGGCGCACGCATGA
- a CDS encoding RNA-binding protein translates to MKLYVGNLSFQTTSEDLRSHFSQAGVVESALVIEDRETNRSRGFGFVEFATSEEGKRAIEMFHGTELNGRTLTVNEARPREERGGYNGGGRRSGYNGGGRRGGYGRGGW, encoded by the coding sequence ATGAAGCTTTACGTCGGCAATCTCAGCTTTCAGACCACTAGCGAGGATCTGCGCAGTCACTTTTCGCAGGCCGGCGTCGTTGAGTCGGCGCTGGTCATTGAAGATCGTGAAACTAACCGCTCGCGTGGTTTTGGCTTCGTCGAGTTCGCTACGAGCGAAGAGGGCAAGCGGGCTATTGAAATGTTTCACGGAACGGAGTTGAACGGACGGACACTGACCGTCAATGAAGCTCGTCCACGCGAAGAGCGCGGCGGCTATAATGGCGGCGGTCGGCGCAGCGGCTACAACGGCGGTGGTCGGCGCGGCGGCTACGGACGCGGCGGCTGGTAG